One Ricinus communis isolate WT05 ecotype wild-type chromosome 7, ASM1957865v1, whole genome shotgun sequence genomic region harbors:
- the LOC8264945 gene encoding chromatin modification-related protein EAF1 B isoform X2, whose translation MHGCGLGSALLVNAEVDSMGGVVDGGVGIGIKTSPRRAAIERAQAELRQEYDVREERRRELEFLEKGGNPLDFKFGNAASVSVQSTSLTDHQTEHFVTSEAKGSFALTASPHGDSVESSGRPGAPTVCEPNSADNFDAENEILQSERNPKHPSRSNIASSEQSSQMDGNQNAKESEDSAIVRPYARRNRSRPNRDGARSSSTDVVQSSGGHGSLLQVHAGLRDAKGPISETNHQKDRMIPSSLYPKSTTSNGDMVSQIEIKNTQSNMELDGAQAPEAIASPPKPSPLENRSDVMEANISRDDQHDKNNLSKVHDQKAPINMASGHSDHVGDKEQVISAASESPLGATVAKAENENCSAKLNGINELKRDANEGQNSNGPIGAKGLDSESSCTQNNLCLDASNESDLYINARNDDANGTLTERTSEFEGMQNPGAGEMGNEKSDVKVTDNSDVVKEGDSFLHTNQSANDSVLKLEEEIQRSSDEFKCSSNFKGVEQNEHAVPEGDKKLCNAFSDDSSFNKEIVCPSGNKELPESTLSEKNSSAAPDPQSCSSGHLISAEKAHEDSILEEAQSIEAKRKRIAELPIGIVPLESRRKSHWDFVLEEMMWLANDFAQERLWKMTAAAQICRRVAFSSRLRVEEQHQHGKLRKVAYTLAKAVMQFWHSAEMFLNKDDRVGLKNGKDDSNSFDGNELSKDKFGELDKEETCKELETHNAGKNLARLIQGYAVRFLKCNNSAVPSLQAEAPATPDRIADSGIVGTSWEDHLTEESLFYAVPSGAMETYRISIESHMVQCERTGSSIQEEVDTSMYDTTADFGYRENAYDEEDGETNPYYLHGGFEGTKSTKHEQKKRRNLKYSADFSYRPYSAGSQQNALIGKRPSSSLHVGSIPTKRVRTTPRPRFISPFSAGATGCLQIPAKTDASSGDTSSFQDEQSTLHGGSHFQKSVEVESAVEQLPYDCAETSTKPKKKKKAKHLGPAYEGWQLDSTVHNEQKDHAKKRLESHHFDSNGTSGLYGQHTAKKPKIMKQSLDGTYDNMAQISESQPSPVASQMSNMPSKVMKLIVGRDRGRKPKALKVPAGQPGGPGNPWSLFEDQALVVLVHDMGPNWELVSDAINSTLQFKCIFRKPKECKERHKMLIDKSGGDGYDSADDSRTSQSYPSTLPGIPKGSARQLFQHLQGPMEEDTIKSHFEKIIMIGRKYHYRRSQNDNQDPKQIVAVHNSHVAALDQVSTNQNGGVLTPLDLCDATAASPDVIPIGHQNSHPSGLPMANQGAVGSLLPTSGVNSSLQASSGVVLGNNSSQTGPLNASIRDGRYSVPRTSLPVDEQQRMQHYNQMLSNRNLQQPNLSASGSLSGADRGVRMLPGGNPLGMMPGMNRSMPLSRPGFQGMASSSMLNSGSMLSSGMVGMPSPASMQSGSGPGQGNSMMRSRDGLHMMRAGHNSEHQRQMMAPELQMQAYPGHPQQQHQLPPQQSHVMSNPHIQGTNQTTGSQQQAYAMRVAKERHMQQRLLQQQQQQQFAASGALMSHVQSQPQHSIPSSMQNSSQIQPQTSSQPVSLPPLTPSSPMTPISVQQQQQKHALPHHGISRNSQTVASGLTNQMGKQRPRQLQQHQQFQQSGRIHPPQRQHSESPQQAKLLKGMGRGNMMVHQNLSTDHSPLNGLSVPPGNQSAEKGEHIMHLMQGQGLYSGSGLNSIQPSKPLVTSQSPNHSQSQQKLFSAAPPPSSKQLQQISSHADHSTQGQVPSVPSGHPLSASHQALPAAIMASNHQHLQPQPQIHQKQTGQAQPTVQRMLQQNRQLNSDLQTKSQTDQGHKEKQPLNSVPQMGTSTTTSVSQACNDSANVVPVVTSSVASQWKPLEPSCDSAMTNSASQVGSIGSPPLTNSAGSEPVSSVNQALGQRQLSGGLTQHGSSGAQWQQPPPSQLAPPPPQPVSQQLFQPHEQQVQEQQSPRKLPPQQHSQQHKQHLQSAQGSLYIRPTNSQTE comes from the exons ATGCATGGATGTGGTTTAGGATCTGCTCTCCTAGTAAATGCTGAGGTTGATTCCATGGGAGGGGTTGTTGATGGTGGAGTTGGAATCGGCATCAAAACCTCTCCACGTCGAGCAGCAATTGAGAGAGCTCAGGCAGAGCTCAG ACAAGAGTATGATGTTCGCGAGGAAAGGAGAAGAGAGCTAGAATTTCTTGAGAAA GGTGGCAATCCGTTAGACTTTAAGTTTGGGAATGCAGCTTCAGTTAGTGTTCAGTCTACTTCTCTCACTGATCATCAAACAGAACATTTTGTGACTAG TGAAGCGAAAGGTAGTTTTGCATTGACTGCATCTCCTCATGGTGACTCTGTGGAAAGTAGTGGTAGACCAGGAGCACCAACAGTTTGTGAACCCAATAGTGCTGATAATTTTGATGCTGAAAATGAGATTCTTCAAAGCGAAAGGAATCCTAAACATCCTAGTAGGAGTAATATTGCTTCATCTGAACAGTCTTCTCAGATGGATGGGAATCAAAATGCAAAGGAATCAGAAGATTCTGCTATTGTTCGCCCATATGCTCGACGGAACAGGTCTAGACCGAATCGTGATGGTGCTCGATCAAGCTCAACTGATGTAGTGCAGAGTTCTGGTGGTCATGGATCTCTATTACAGGTTCATGCGGGCTTAAGGGATGCTAAGGGACCGATATCTGAAACAAACCATCAGAAGGACCGGATGATTCCTTCTAGTTTGTACCCTAAGTCCACCACTTCAAATGGGGATATGGTTTCTCAGATTGAGATTAAAAATACCCAGTCAAACATGGAACTGGATGGTGCTCAAGCTCCGGAAGCAATAGCCAGTCCACCTAAACCTAGTCCCCTTGAAAATAGGTCGGATGTCATGGAGGCTAACATTTCAAGGGATGACCaacatgataaaaataatttgtctAAAGTTCATGATCAGAAAGCACCCATTAACATGGCTTCTGGGCACTCTGACCACGTTGGAGATAAAGAACAGGTAATTTCAGCTGCTTCTGAATCTCCATTGGGTGCAACTGTGGCAAAAGCTGAGAATGAAAATTGTTCTGCTAAGTTAAATGGCATCAATGAATTGAAAAGAGATGCCAATGAAGGCCAAAATAGCAACGGTCCAATAGGAGCAAAAGGATTAGATTCAGAATCCTCTTGTACCCAAAACAACCTGTGCTTAGATGCAAGCAATGAGAGTGATTTGTATATTAATGCAAGAAATGATGATGCTAATGGAACTCTTACGGAACGAACATCAGAATTTGAAGGAATGCAAAATCCAGGGGCTGGTGAAATGGGAAATGAAAAGAGTGATGTCAAGGTTACAGACAACAGTGATGTTGTGAAAGAAGGTGATTCTTTTCTGCATACAAACCAGTCTGCCAATGATTCTGTTCTCAAACTCGAGGAAGAAATACAGAGAAGTTCTGATGAGTTTAAATGTTCTTCAAACTTTAAAGGAGTGGAGCAGAATGAACATGCTGTGCCCGAGGGTGATAAAAAACTGTGTAATGCATTTAGTGATGATTCTAGTTTCAATAAAGAAATTGTCTGCCCTAGTGGTAATAAAGAATTACCTGAATCGACATTGTCTGAGAAAAACTCTTCTGCTGCTCCTGACCCTCAATCTTGTTCTAGTGGCCATTTGATATCTGCTGAGAAGGCTCATGAAGATTCTATCTTGGAAGAGGCACAAAGTATAGAG GCTAAACGCAAGAGGATTGCAGAGTTACCTATCGGAATTGTACCCTTGGAAAGTCGCCGAAAGTCTCACTGGGATTTTGTGCTTGAAGAGATGATGTGGCTGGCAAATGATTTTGCACAG GAGCGTCTTTGGAAAATGACCGCTGCTGCTCAAATATGTCGCCGGGTTGCTTTTAGCTCTCGGTTGAGAGTTGAAGAACAGCACCAACATGGGAAGCTTAGAAAAGTTGCATACACTCTGGCAAAGGCTGTCATGCAGTTCTGGCATTCAGCTGAGATGTTTCTAAATAAGGATGACCGTGTTGGTTTGAAAAACGGCAAGGATGATTCGAATAGCTTTGATGGGAATGAATTATCCAAGGACAAGTTTGGAGAACTTGATAAG GAGGAGACATGCAAAGAACTAGAAACCCATAATGCTGGAAAGAACCTTGCACGCCTGATCCAGGGGTATGCTGTGAGATTCTTAAAATGCAACAATTCTGCAGTTCCTTCCCTTCAAGCAGAAGCACCAGCAACTCCTGATAGAATAGCCGATTCAGGCATTGTTGGAACTTCATGGGAAGATCACCTTACAGAA GAAAGCCTATTTTATGCAGTTCCTTCAGGTGCAATGGAAACCTACAGAATCTCTATTGAATCTCATATGGTACAGTGTGAG AGGACTGGGAGTAGCATACAAGAGGAAGTCGATACATCTATGTATGATACTACTGCAG ATTTTGGATATCGTGAGAATGCATATGATGAGGAGGATGGAGAAACAAACCCTTACTATCTGCATGGAGGTTTTGAGGGTACCAAGTCAACAAAACATGAgcagaagaaaaggagaaactTAAAATATTCTGCTGATTTTTCTTACAGACCCTACTCTGCTGGGTCCCAACAGAATGCATTGATTGGAAAAAGGCCTTCCAGTAGTCTTCATGTGGGTTCAATTCCAACAAAACGTGTCCGCACGACTCCTAGGCCGAGGTTCATAAGTCCTTTTTCTGCTGGAGCTACTGGGTGTCTGCAGATTCCAGCAAAGACAGATGCTTCAAGTGGAGATACTAGTTCTTTTCAGGATGAGCAGAGTACTTTGCATGGTGGATCCCATTTCCAGAAGAGTGTGGAGGTTGAGTCAGCTGTTGAGCAGTTACCATATGACTGTGCAGAGACATCAACAAAgccaaaaaagaagaagaaagctaAGCATTTG GGTCCTGCATACGAGGGTTGGCAGCTTGATTCTACTGTTCATAATGAACAG AAGGATCATGCAAAAAAGAGATTGGAGAGTCATCATTTTGACTCTAATGGAACTAGTG GTTTATATGGTCAACATACTGCCAAAAAACCAAAGATAATGAAACAATCACTAGACGGTACCTATGATAATATGGCTCAAATTAGTGAGTCCCAACCTTCTCCTGTGGCTTCCCAAATGAGTAATATGCCTAGCAAAGTCATGAAATTGATTGTTGGCCGGGATAGGGGCAGAAAACCCAAAGCGCTAAAG GTGCCTGCAGGCCAGCCAGGTGGTCCTGGAAATCCATGGTCGCTTTTTGAAGATCAG GCACTTGTTGTCCTTGTACATGATATGGGTCCTAATTGGGAGCTTGTAAGTGATGCCATTAACAGCACCCTTCAGTTTAAG TGCATATTTCGCAAGCCTAAAGAATGCAAAGAACGGCATAAAATGTTAATCGATAAGAGTGGTGGTGATGGATATGATAGTGCTGATGATTCAAGGACATCTCAATCTTATCCATCAACTTTGCCTGGTATCCCGAAG GGCAGTGCCAGGCAATTATTTCAACATTTGCAGGGGCCAATGGAAGAGGATACTATCAAGTCACACTTTGAGAAGATTATCATGATTGGAAGGAAGTATCATTACAGAAGGAGTCAG AATGATAATCAGGATCCTAAACAAATTGTAGCAGTCCACAATTCTCACGTTGCTGCTCTTGACCAAGTATCCACAAACCAAAATGGAGGTGTCTTAAC GCCTCTCGATCTCTGTGATGCAACTGCAGCAAGTCCAGATGTTATTCCCATTGGGCATCAAAATTCTCATCCTAGCGGTTTACCCATGGCAAATCAAGGTGCTGTAGGATCACTACTTCCTACTTCTGGGGTAAATTCCTCTCTGCAAGCATCTTCAGGCGTGGTCCTTGGCAATAACTCGTCACAAACTGGCCCACTTAATGCTTCTATCAG GGATGGTAGATACAGTGTTCCAAGAACATCTTTACCAGTCGATGAGCAGCAGAGGATGCAGCATTATAATCAAATGTTATCCAACAGAAATTTGCAGCAGCCTAACTTGTCTGCTTCTGGGTCTCTTTCTGGAGCTGACCGTGGTGTCCGCATGCTTCCTGGTGGAAATCCTTTGGGCATGATGCCTGGGATGAACAGAAGCATGCCACTGTCAAGGCCAGGATTTCAAGGAATGGCCTCATCATCAATGCTGAATTCTGGAAGTATGCTTTCATCTGGTATGGTTGGGATGCCAAGCCCTGCAAGTATGCAATCTGGAAGTGGTCCTGGTCAAGGGAATTCAATGATGAGATCTCGAGATGGTTTGCATATGATGCGA GCTGGCCATAACTCTGAGCATCAAAGACAAATGATGGCACCCGAGCTTCAGATGCAG GCGTATCCTGGTCATCCCCAACAGCAGCATCAATTGCCTCCTCAACAATCCCATGTGATGAGCAATCCTCATATTCAGGGTACCAATCAAACTACAGGGTCACAGCAGCAAGCATATGCAATGCGTGTCGCTAAAGAAAGGCATATGCAGCAGCGGCTtctgcagcagcagcaacagcaACAATTTGCTGCATCTGGTGCCTTGATGTCACATGTCCAATCTCAGCCCCAACACTCCATACCGTCGTCTATGCAAAATAGTTCCCAGATTCAACCACAAACTTCATCACAGCCAGTGTCACTTCCCCCTTTGACGCCATCTTCACCTATGACTCCCATATCAgtgcagcagcagcagcagaaaCATGCCTTGCCACATCATGGGATCAGCCGGAACTCCCAAACTGTTGCCAGTGGGTTGACCAATCAGATGGGAAAACAAAGACCAAGACAACTACAGCAGCATCAGCAGTTTCAACAATCTGGCCGGATCCATCCTCCGCAGAGGCAACACTCAGAGTCTCCCCAGCAAGCTAAACTTTTGAAGGGAATGGGAAGAGGGAATATGATGGTGCATCAGAACCTTTCTACTGATCATTCTCCTTTGAACGGCCTTTCTGTACCTCCAGGAAACCAAAGTGCAGAGAAGGGAGAGCATATCATGCACTTGATGCAAGGTCAAGGCTTATATTCTGGTTCTGGTTTGAATTCAATACAACCGTCTAAACCATTGGTTACTTCTCAATCCCCAAACCATTCTCAGTCGCAGCAAAAGCTCTTTTCTGCTGCACCACCACCTTCATCAAAGCAATTGCAGCAGATATCTTCTCATGCTGATCATAGCACTCAAGGCCAGGTACCATCAGTACCCTCTGGTCATCCACTATCTGCTAGTCATCAAGCTCTTCCAGCAGCAATTATGGCTTCCAACCATCAGCATCTGCAACCGCAaccacaaatacaccaaaagcAGACTGGTCAGGCTCAACCAACGGTACAGAGAATGCTTCAACAAAATCGTCAGTTGAATTCTGATTTGCAAACCAAGTCACAAACTGATCAGGGTCATAAAGAAAAGCAGCCTTTGAACAGTGTTCCGCAGATGGGTACAAGTACAACCACATCAGTGTCTCAGGCCTGTAATGATTCAGCTAATGTGGTACCAGTTGTTACTTCTTCTGTTGCTTCACAATGGAAACCATTAGAACCTTCTTGTGATTCTGCAATGACAAATTCAGCTTCTCAAGTGGGTTCTATTGGGAGCCCCCCTCTTACAAATTCAGCTGGAAGTGAGCCAGTGTCATCAGTAAACCAAGCTTTAGGCCAGAGGCAGTTATCAGGAGGCTTGACCCAACATGGGAGTTCTGGAGCACAGTGGCAGCAGCCGCCACCGTCACAATTAGCGCCACCACCTCCACAACCTGTTTCTCAACAACTGTTCCAGCCCCATGAGCAGCAAGTACAAGAACAGCAGTCACCTCGAAAACTGCCACCGCAACAGCACTCTCAGCAGCATAAGCAGCATCTTCAATCAGCACAAGGAAGTTTGTATATAAGGCCCACCAATTCCCAGACAGAATGA